CTGGATGCGTCCCTTGAGGTCGGTCGAGGCCAGCGCCTCCTCGATGGACTTGCGCGCCTTGTCGGCGATCGCGCTCTCCCCGCCCTCCGCCTCGACCTTGTCCATGATCGCCTGGAGGGTCTCGGGCTTCATCTTGAAGTTCCGCTTGGCGATCTCGGGGATCCGCTTGGCCTCGGGCATCTTCAGGACGCGCTCGTCCTGGAGGGCTTCGCGGGTCTCGAGGTAGACCTTGAGGTCGTCCCGGCTGACCGGGGCGGCCGAAGCGAAGCGGGGAGCTGCCACGGCCAGGAGCAAGGCGCACGTCAGAATCGGGAGAAGGCGGTACTTCACGTGGAATCCTCCAGGGAAAGGCGGGAAGTCTAGCGATCGGCAGAGCGCGGGGTCAATGGACGTTCCAAAGCGGATTCTTTCCCCTCCGGCTCCAAGACTAGGGACGTCGAGTGTTCACCCGGATTCACCCCGCCCCGAACGGGCGCGCTACTATTGAGCCGATTGCGGAGGACGGACATGGGCCAGTGTCATGCGTGCAGGTCGGAAGTGATCGTCATCGGGCGGGTCGGCAGGCGGGACACCTGCGACCACTGCGGCGCGGACCTCCACTGTTGCCTGAGCTGCCGGCACCACGACTTCTTCGCCCAGAACCAGTGCCGCGAGCCGGGGACGGAGCAGGTCCGCGACCGCTCGGCGGCGAATTTCTGCGACTTCTTCGACCTGGGGTCGGGCCGCGCCGCCGAGGAGGATCCCGCGGCAGCGGCCAAGGCGAAGCTCGAGGCGCTCTTCCGCAAGTAGGCTGGCGCCCCCCAGGCTCCCGCCGGCTCAGCCTTCCGAGCGTGTGAAGAACATCACGAGCTCTCCGCTGCCGCCTTCTTCCGGGCCTCGACGCTGAGCTCGTCGGCGGCGGTCGAGCGATTCCGGCCCATCCGCTTGCAGTGGTAGAGGCACTGGTCGGCCGCCTCGAAGATCTCCTGCTTGACCGTCGAGGTGTCGGGATACGACGCGATCCCGAGGCTCAAGGTGCAGCGCAGCGGACCGAGCGCCGTCTGGAACTCGATCGCGCCGACCTCCTTGCGGATCCGCTCCGCGACCTCCTTGCCGCCTGCGAGATCGGTCTCGGGGAGCAGGAGCGCGAACTCCTCGCCGCCGTAGCGGGCCACGGTGTCCGTCGCGCGGGCGCACCGCTGGATGGCCTTGGCGATCCCCCGCAGCACCATGTCGCCGGTGGCGTGGCCGTAGGTGTCGTTGACCGCCTTGAAGTGATCGATGTCGGCGAGGATCAAGGTGAGCTTGCGGCCGGCGCGCTGGGACCTCACGACCTCGTCGTCGAACCGGCCCTGGAAGTGGCGGTGGTTCGCGAGGCCCGTGAGGCCGTCGGAGGTCGCCATCTTCTCGGTCTTCTCGAAGAGGCGTGCCCGCTCGAGGGACTGGGCCGCCTGCATCCCGATCACCTCGAGCATCCGGGTCCACTCGAGATCGACGTTCTTCCGGCGCTTGGATCCGCAGACGATCGTGCCCAGCACGGAGTCCGCCGCGCGGAGCGGGATCACCTTGAGCGACTGCAGCCCGCGGAACTGCGAGCCCTCGTCGAAGAGGTGGACGCGCTCGAGCAGCTTGGGGTTGCGCGGCGGGAGCACGGCGCTCACGCGGACGGAGCTGGCGACGAGGTGGCCGTTGTCGGCGAACTGATAGCCGAGGAGGTCCTCCAGGCCCTTGCTGCTCCACTCCTTCTCGGCGTCGCCCCGCTCCGGCCGCTCGGCCCTCTCGATCCGCTCGACGCGGTGGAGGCGCTTGCCCGACTCGGAGTCGAAGTCGGAGGTGGTGAAGGCCACGAGGTCGAGGTCGAGCTCCCTGATCTCCTTGACCACCCGGAGCGAGGTGTCGATGACCTCCACGGGCTTGGAGGCGCCGTTCAGCTTCTCGATCGAGCCGTAGAAGCGATCGATCTCCTCCCGCGAGCTCCGGATGTAGCCCATCACCCGCTCGGTCTCCATGGCGCGGAGGACCTCACGGGAGGTGGCGACGAGGAGGCGCTCGTCCTCCTGGGTGAACGGGATCGGCTCCAGCCGGTCGGCGATCACCAGCCCGCGGAGGTAGCCGTCGTCGCGGCCCGCGTCCTTGGCCCCCCGCCGGTCGATGAGCGGCGCGAAGAGCACGCTGTGTACCGGCGCCTTCCCCTCGTACCAGCCCACGCCCTTGAGGTCGCCGCAGAGGCGCATGGGGACCCGACGGCGCAGCGCGGCGCCCACCAGGCCCTCCCGGGCGTCGAAGGCCTCGAGGCGAAGGGGCGCGCCCGAGGCCCGGGCTTCGTGGAGCTTGAGGAGGTTGTCGTCGCCGTGGAGGAGGAAGACGGCGACCGAATGCGGGCGCAGGGCGCACTCCGCTACCTCGAGGGCGTTGTCCACCGCCTCGGAGACCTCGCTGACGGCGGCGGCGATCCACTCCTCCTCGTTGAGCTGGCCCTTCACGCCGGCGATGCGGAGGCGGTAGGCGCGGGCGCGATCGGCCTGCTCCTCCAGCGCCGCGTCGAGGGCGAGCCTGCCCGTGGCCCGGGCGCTCGCCACCTGGGAGCGGTTCACGAGGCGGGAGAGCATCGCGAAGAGCGCCAGGAAGAGGCCGTGCACCAGGAGTGATGCGAAGCTCGACCGAAGCGCTCCGGCGGCGGCCAGCGCCGCGGCGTCGACCGCGATCGCGAAGACGGCGAGGCCGAGGGCCGGGCCGAACGGGAGGAACGCCGCCAGGAAGGCGATCAGCAGATAGATCACCGGGTAGAGCGGGCCGCCGAGCCCGCCGACCGGCTGGATCAAGGCGTGGGCCCCGATCACGAGGAGCGCGCCGAGCTCGGCCTCGTTCCACGCGGCGAGCGGGCGCTGCTCGGCGCCCTTGCGAAGCTTTCGGAAGCCCAGGGCGGAGATCCCGATCGCGAGGGCGACGAGGATCGCGGCGTGCCCCAAGGACAGGGCATCCAGCGACTCGAACGACCGGAGGATCACCGCTGCGAGGGCGACGGCGCCCACCGCGAGGGGCCAGCCGGCCGCGACGATTCGCGCCGCCTTACGGAGCCCGGTCTTCATGATCCTCCAGGCGAAAGACGACATCGCCGGGCCGCACGAGGCCCAGCTCCTCGCGGGCGGCCCGCTCCAGCGCTGCCGGATCGTCCGCCAGCCTCCGCAGCTCCAGGCGCAGCTTCTCGTTGGCCTCGCGCAGTCGGGCGTTCTCTCCCTCGATCCGCGCGACGTCCTCCCGCAGGGTCCTCGCGTGGCGCAGGCCCTGGGGATCGACCGCGAGGCCGACTGCTGCCAGCGCGGCGACGACGGAGAGGAGGATGGCGCGGCTGCGGTTCATCGGCATCGTTCCGAGGCGGAAATCGGGCACTCTCTTCCTGCGTACGCGAAGAGGCGCACGGGTGGCAAGGGGACCGCTTGTGGAATCCCCAGATGGCAGCGGCGCCGAGGCCCTATCGCGACTTCACGTCCCGCGCGCGTTCAAGGAGGAGCTTGGAGCTCGCTGCGCCGGAGATCGACGCCGCCGGCCTCCCGTCTCGATCGAGGAAGAGGGTCGCCGGGAGCTCGGGGATCCGGCCGAAGGGGCTCTGCCCCTCGGCCACGGAACCGCCGCCGACCACCACGGGGTACGGCGGCATGGTCGCGGCGACGTAGGGCGCCACGGTTCGCCTGCCCTCCCTGTCGAGGGCGACCCCCACCACCTCGATCCCCTCCCTCGCGCCGATCCGGGCCGCCTCCGCGACGGATGGGTCCATCGCCTGACACGGGATGCACCAAGTGGTGAAGAAGTAGACGATCACCACGTCGCCCCTGCGGGACGCGAAGGAGAACGGCTGGCCGGTCTCCGCCCGCGGCAACACGAGGTCGACGGGCTCCGGGAGCGGCTTCGATCGGCAACCGCCGAGCGCCCCGAGCAGCACGACCAGCGCAGCCGGAATCACGCAGCGGGCGATCGATCGACGTCGCCGCTCGAAGGCACGGGCGGGCGGCGACCGATCACGCCCTCCTCTTCTCTCGTTGGGATCGCCGCAGACGCTCATCGAGCGCATCATCCGACACGCAGCCCGCCGTGTCATCGGCTTCGACGCTGGGACCGCGCCATCGAGTGTGACCGGGCGTGCACTCACCCAGGCCCCGAGCCGCTCCTGAAAGTGCTACCGACGTCATGGAACGGCGCTCGCACCGTTTCGATACGAGCGCCTGCGGTCTGCCAAAAGGAGCGAGCGTCGCGGCGACCTCGGAGGCCTTCCTCAGAGTTCCTGGTAGGTACAATCAACCTTGGACACGGCCAGCTCGAACGGCTTCTCGCCCCTGGGCACTGCGACATACGCGACCGGCTCCGTCATCGCGTCTCCACCGATACAGTAGCTCACGAGAACGGCTCGAACCTCCACGCGCTCCGCCGTTTCATCGACATCGACGATGCGAAGCTCTACGCCTGTATGAGGCTGAACCCCAGGGCTGACGCGAAGGACCACGAATCGAGAGAAATCAACCTCGATCTCTTCGCTCGGTCCATAGACTTCGTCCAACGACGCCTGAAGCGCCGCTTCGGTTTCGAGCACCTGGAGTGCGGGCTCCCTCGACAGGTCGCGCCAGTCGACCATTTTTCGAAGCACGGTCGCACGAGCATTGCCGGTCATCTCGGACGGGATGTCACCGCAGGTGCAGTCGATTCCGGGGAACCCAGGGTAGTCAGGGTAGTAATCCCCAGGGAGATCGTCAGGGCATTCCCCAGGGCCATCCCCAGGATCTCCCGCGCCCGGCTCATCGCCAGAGCCTGACTTGATCTGCCCCGGCGAGCCGACCTTCTCATCAGGCTTGCCTTGCCCAGTCCCACAGGCAAGCCCAAGGGTCGTCGCCAGAAGCGGCGCCAACCATCGCTTCGCCATGTCTCGCAGAATCCAACGCATCGCAGTCCCTCCTTCGTCGTGCCTCAGCGCCGATCGTCGAATGACCAGCGCCTTGGCCGCCCGGTCTCGGTTCGAGGACCGGGAGATTCACATACGACGCAACCGGACACTTCAGGCCTGACTCGACCCGTACAATCCGTTTTACCAACAAGCAAAACAGGTGACAAGGCGCCCACCCGGGGCTGAGACGGACCTATCGAGGTCGCGACCGTGCGGATCTTTGATATGCGCCTTTCCTTTGGAAAAATCCCAGGTTCGGCGCTGCATGGAGCTTGTCTGGTCTGTCGGGTAGCGAACCAATCGTCCCGCCCGATCGATACGCGGCTCAGTCCTCGATGCGGGCGTGGAGGAAGGGAGCCTGCTCGGAACGCCACTCCCGCGCGCTCTTGCGGACGGCGGCGGAGCGGCCGGCGGCGAGGCCCGCCTCGCACGCGTGGTGCACGTTGTCGTGGACGAAGAGCGCGTGCCGGCCCACCGGATAGAGACCGTCCACCGACGAGAGCGCGTCGAGGGCGCGGTCGCGGTGGGCCGCGTAGCCCTTGCGGTAGATCGGATAGGCCTTCGCCACGCGATGAACCGCGGCGCTCGCGATCGGAGCCCGGTCGAGGCCGGCGCGATCGAGGGCCGGACGCATCTTCTCCACGAGCTCGTCGGGAGACGCGGTCCATACGGAGTCGCCCTCCGTGCACGGGATGTCGAAGCCGATCAGTGTGCGGCCGGCGGGGCCTTCGCCACCGGTGAAGCCCTTCATCTCGAAGAGGCGGTTTGCCGGGATCCGAGCGTCGGTGAAGTAATGGACGTCGTGTGCGGAGGCCCGATCCTGCTCGAGCACGAGGTAGAGCAAGGTCAGCGCACGATAGGTGAGACCATCGGACGTTTCCGGGACGCCCGCCCAGCTGCAGAGCGACGTGAGGGGCGCCGTCGCGATCACCCGATCGGTCTCGATCGGGGCGCCGTCGACCACGACCGCCCGGACCACCCCACCCTCGATCACGAGGCCATCGACACGGGCATTGCGCCGAAGCTCGCCTCCGGCCGCCTCGATCCGGGCGGCCAGTCCCTCCGCGAGAGCGCCGCAGCCCTGCTCCGGGTAGAAGAAGCGCCGGGCGCCGCGATCCTTCCGCTCGAGGGCGGCGCGAAGCACCGCCACGGGCCCGGACTTCTGCACCCGGGCTGCGGCGAGGGCCGCGTCGAGGGCCTCGGGCTCGACGCCCCAGACCTTCCGTGCGGCAGGCTCATAGACGAGCGCGGCGGCGTGGCGGCCGAGGCGGCGGGCGGCTTCACCGGCGTAATCGTCCCCGGCGGGGGGCCGGAAGCGCGCAGCCAGCGCCGAGAGCCCGTGACGGAGGGCACCAGTGAACCCGAGGCCTCGAACGAGGCCGCCGAGCGAGAGCGGGAACGGGAGCCTTCGCTCCCCCACGTGGACCAGGCCGCTGCGATCGCGCTCGCGCAGGGAATCTCCGAGCGCGAGCGCGTAGAGCTCCTTCACCTCGGGTGACGCGACCCGATGGAGCCGGTGGGGACCGTAGTCGGCGCGGAAGCCGTCGAGGTCGAAGGAGCCCGCCAGGCCACCCAGGCGATCCGAGGCCTCGAGGACCAGGGGCCGCTGGCCGGCGCGAGCGAGGGCCCACGCAGCCGCGAGGCCGGCGGGGCCCGCGCCGATCACGACGGGGCGCATCAGCCGGCGACCTCGACGGCGGGGAGCGCCTTGGGCGCGTGGCCGTGGCGGAGCCAGCCGATCCCCCGCAGCACCGTGCGGCCCATGAGCCAGGTGTCGCGGACCGTCCGCCACTTGGAGCGCCCGGCCCGAGGCCGGTAGTCGATGGGGATGAAGACGGGGGGATCGCCCTCTGCCGCGAGGGCGAGGGTGAGCGTGGTGGTGAGGGAGAAGCGATCAGGGAGAATCGACGAGAGGGCCAGGAGGTCACGGGTGCGCAGCGCCCGCATCCCGGAGTTGAGGTCCGGGACGGCGAGCCCTCCGAACCAGAGGACGGCTCCGCGGAACGCCGTCTTGATCGCGCTCCGGGCCAGGGACTCCGACCCGCTCGACGCGGGCCTCGCGCCGATGGCCTGGCGGGCGCCGCCCCGCAGCGCGCGGACGAGCTTCGGGAGATCGGCCTCCGGATAGGTGCCGTCGGCGTCGAGGATCGCAAGGAAGGCGCCCCGCGCCTCCGCGGCCCCCGCCTTGATCGCGGCGCCGTAGCCCAGGCCCTCGCGCCGGATCACCCGCGCGCCTGCCGCCCTCGCCCGCTCGCCCGTGCCGTCGACGGAGCCGTCGTCCACCACGAGGATCTCGTGGGCCTCCCCGGCGAGCGCCCGGGCCACGGCCTCGACGACGCCTCCGACCGACTCCGCTTCGTCCCGCGCAGGGATCACGACGGTGATGTCGGGCGAACGGCTCAGAGCGTGTGAAGAAATCGGTCCCGCAGAAGCGGGCCCGATCTCTTCAGCCGCGCTCCGCGCGGAAACGCTCTTCTTTGCGTCTGCTCCGCCTTCGGCTCCGCGAGAGCTCGTGATTTCATCACGAGCTCTCACGACAGCGCGGACTCCACCTTCTTCTCCGGGAGGCGGCGCCACATCTCCCACAGCGGCCAGAGCACCATGGGCAGCCAACCGAGGGCGGCGACGACCACCGAGGCGGGCACAAGCGGGCCGAAGCCTGCGCCGACGAAGCGGACGAGAAGCGGCGAGAGGAGGTGGACGAAGGTGGCCACCGACGCCACCGCGATCACCGCGATCTTCAGCCGCACCGAGAGCGCGGTGAGCATGAAGAGGTGACCGACGATGAGCAGCACCACCGGCACGGTGAAGAGGTGGAAGTGGAAGGTCTCCATCACCTGCCGCCCGGACTGGCCCAGGCGCATGCCGGAGCCCGACAGGCCCGCCGGCACGGGATCCGCGGCGCCGCCGAGATCGTCGGGCAGGTCCAGATCCGGGCCTCCCGCGTCCGCGGGCTGGACGGGCGGCGGCGCCTCCGAGCCGAGGTAGTAGGTGGCGGCGGCGTCGCCGGCGAGGCCGCCGAACGAGCTGGCGTAGAGCCAGATCGACGAGCCGATCCCGGCTGCCAGGAAGACGAGGAACGCCGTGTAGAGCACGCGCGCCTCGAGGGAGAGCCTCTCGAGGGGGAAGGGCCTGGCGAACTGACGCATCCCTCAGCCCTCCGCCGGCTTGGCGGGATGGAGCACGAGCTCATCCACCAGCGCGACGGCGCGGCGGACGCCCACCGCCATCGAGCGGGAGGAGATCGTGGCGCCGGAGATCACGTCGACGTCGCGGCCAGCCCGGATCGGATCCTTCGGCCCCTTGCCGACGAACTGCGCGCGGAAGCGCGGATCGGTGATCTCCTCGCCGTACTTCTCGCGGTAGACCAT
The Vulgatibacter incomptus DNA segment above includes these coding regions:
- a CDS encoding diguanylate cyclase — protein: MKTGLRKAARIVAAGWPLAVGAVALAAVILRSFESLDALSLGHAAILVALAIGISALGFRKLRKGAEQRPLAAWNEAELGALLVIGAHALIQPVGGLGGPLYPVIYLLIAFLAAFLPFGPALGLAVFAIAVDAAALAAAGALRSSFASLLVHGLFLALFAMLSRLVNRSQVASARATGRLALDAALEEQADRARAYRLRIAGVKGQLNEEEWIAAAVSEVSEAVDNALEVAECALRPHSVAVFLLHGDDNLLKLHEARASGAPLRLEAFDAREGLVGAALRRRVPMRLCGDLKGVGWYEGKAPVHSVLFAPLIDRRGAKDAGRDDGYLRGLVIADRLEPIPFTQEDERLLVATSREVLRAMETERVMGYIRSSREEIDRFYGSIEKLNGASKPVEVIDTSLRVVKEIRELDLDLVAFTTSDFDSESGKRLHRVERIERAERPERGDAEKEWSSKGLEDLLGYQFADNGHLVASSVRVSAVLPPRNPKLLERVHLFDEGSQFRGLQSLKVIPLRAADSVLGTIVCGSKRRKNVDLEWTRMLEVIGMQAAQSLERARLFEKTEKMATSDGLTGLANHRHFQGRFDDEVVRSQRAGRKLTLILADIDHFKAVNDTYGHATGDMVLRGIAKAIQRCARATDTVARYGGEEFALLLPETDLAGGKEVAERIRKEVGAIEFQTALGPLRCTLSLGIASYPDTSTVKQEIFEAADQCLYHCKRMGRNRSTAADELSVEARKKAAAESS
- a CDS encoding FtsB family cell division protein: MNRSRAILLSVVAALAAVGLAVDPQGLRHARTLREDVARIEGENARLREANEKLRLELRRLADDPAALERAAREELGLVRPGDVVFRLEDHEDRAP
- a CDS encoding TlpA disulfide reductase family protein, coding for MIPAALVVLLGALGGCRSKPLPEPVDLVLPRAETGQPFSFASRRGDVVIVYFFTTWCIPCQAMDPSVAEAARIGAREGIEVVGVALDREGRRTVAPYVAATMPPYPVVVGGGSVAEGQSPFGRIPELPATLFLDRDGRPAASISGAASSKLLLERARDVKSR
- a CDS encoding protoporphyrinogen/coproporphyrinogen oxidase, whose protein sequence is MRPVVIGAGPAGLAAAWALARAGQRPLVLEASDRLGGLAGSFDLDGFRADYGPHRLHRVASPEVKELYALALGDSLRERDRSGLVHVGERRLPFPLSLGGLVRGLGFTGALRHGLSALAARFRPPAGDDYAGEAARRLGRHAAALVYEPAARKVWGVEPEALDAALAAARVQKSGPVAVLRAALERKDRGARRFFYPEQGCGALAEGLAARIEAAGGELRRNARVDGLVIEGGVVRAVVVDGAPIETDRVIATAPLTSLCSWAGVPETSDGLTYRALTLLYLVLEQDRASAHDVHYFTDARIPANRLFEMKGFTGGEGPAGRTLIGFDIPCTEGDSVWTASPDELVEKMRPALDRAGLDRAPIASAAVHRVAKAYPIYRKGYAAHRDRALDALSSVDGLYPVGRHALFVHDNVHHACEAGLAAGRSAAVRKSAREWRSEQAPFLHARIED
- a CDS encoding glycosyltransferase family 2 protein; protein product: MIPARDEAESVGGVVEAVARALAGEAHEILVVDDGSVDGTGERARAAGARVIRREGLGYGAAIKAGAAEARGAFLAILDADGTYPEADLPKLVRALRGGARQAIGARPASSGSESLARSAIKTAFRGAVLWFGGLAVPDLNSGMRALRTRDLLALSSILPDRFSLTTTLTLALAAEGDPPVFIPIDYRPRAGRSKWRTVRDTWLMGRTVLRGIGWLRHGHAPKALPAVEVAG